The region AATAGTTATTCCTCTTTCTCTTTCTTGAGCCATCCAATCTGTTACTGCGGCACCATCATGAACCTCACCTATTTTGTGAACTACACCTGAGTAAAATAATATTCTTTCAGTAGTTGTTGTCTTCCCAGCATCAATATGAGCGGCTATACCTATGTTCCTTACTCGTTCTAGGGGAAAGTCGCGTGCCAATTTTAAAGCTCCAAATAAAATAATTTTTGAAAAGTATAGTTCACTCTAAAAGTAAACTTTAATAATAATAAACTACTTAAGTACCTTTTTGATGAAATTAGTATCTGTAATGTGCAAAAGCTTTATTAGCTTCAGCCATTTTGTGAGTATCCTCCCTTTTTTTAACTGCACTACCAGTTTCATTTGCTGCATCCATCAACTCCCCAGCAAGTTTTTGGGACATACTTTTACCATTTCTTGCTCGTGAAAATGTCACAAGCCATCTTAATGCCATAGCTGTGCCCCTCTCCTGGCGTACTTCCATAGGTACTTGATAAGTTGCCCCACCAACTCTTCTAGCTCTTACCTCAACAAGGGGAGTTGCATTTTTCACAGCTGTTTCAAATAATTCGACTGCATCTCCTCCAGTTCTCTCGCTTATTAAAGAAAAAGCATCAGATAATATTCTTTGAGCTGTTGACTTTTTTCCATGTTTCATCAATCTAGAAATCATCATTGAAGCAAGACGACTATTAAATTGAGGATCTGGAAGAACTGGTCTTTTTACTGCTGCATTACGACGTGACATGTTTTTAAAAGTGATGTTTACAAATTAGTCTTTTGGAGCTTTTGCTCCATATTTAGATCTGGATTGACGTCTATCCTTGACTCCAGCCGTATCTAATGTTCCTCTTATTATATGATATCTAACTCCTGGCAAATCCTTAACTCTTCCACCTCTAAGTAGAACGACAGAGTGCTCTTGCAAATTATGTCCAATCCCAGGAATATAAGCAGTTACTTCAAAACCAGAAGTTAATCTAACCCTTGCGACTTTTCTTAAAGCTGAATTAGGTTTTTTAGGTGTAGATGTATAAACTCTCGTACATACCCCTCGTCTTTCAGGGCAAGCTTTTAATGCAGGAGATTTTGTTTTCCTAGTCAGACGTTTTCTTTCTGAACCTATTAATTGTGAGATGGTGGGCATCTATTATATTTGAATAAAAATAATCATCCTTACATCATAACCTTTCACGAGCACTAACTAAAAGTTTTTTAATTATTTATTTGAAAAATTTGTAAAATTAAAATTCTTTGATAAATATTCATTTTTTTTATATTTATTTTCATATTTATTTTTATAATGGAGTAAGTAACTAAAAAAAGTTAAATAATCTATGGGAGAGAGTA is a window of Prochlorococcus marinus XMU1419 DNA encoding:
- the rpsL gene encoding 30S ribosomal protein S12, with amino-acid sequence MPTISQLIGSERKRLTRKTKSPALKACPERRGVCTRVYTSTPKKPNSALRKVARVRLTSGFEVTAYIPGIGHNLQEHSVVLLRGGRVKDLPGVRYHIIRGTLDTAGVKDRRQSRSKYGAKAPKD
- the rpsG gene encoding 30S ribosomal protein S7; the encoded protein is MSRRNAAVKRPVLPDPQFNSRLASMMISRLMKHGKKSTAQRILSDAFSLISERTGGDAVELFETAVKNATPLVEVRARRVGGATYQVPMEVRQERGTAMALRWLVTFSRARNGKSMSQKLAGELMDAANETGSAVKKREDTHKMAEANKAFAHYRY